Within Desulfobacter sp., the genomic segment AGCAGACTGTGTTCGTTTCCTCGTAAAATTTTCTAAAAAATATCCGTGTGCGACATTATTTGATTACCCCGACTGAACATCTCCAGGCGACGGCGGGGGCCTTGCCGACGCCCCCCCTACCTGCAAATCACACACTTTGGATTCCCCCAATTGTAGTTGAGTGAAATGTCTGATATCAAAAGATATCTAAACCTAATCATAAAGGGTGAATCATCACTGTTGTCCAAAAACGGAATTTAGGTAAAAAAATATTGTAGGAATTCTCCTTGCGAGATTATGGTTGTTGCGACCAAACAATAACCTGAGAATCCCAAACAAGGAGAATTCCGAAATGATGGTACGTCATGCGAGTCTGTTCAGTCAATTGGTAGCCTTTTTTAACCGTAATAAATTTATGAATCTGGTAGCGAAGAACAAAACAGAACGATATTCCAAGGGGTTCAAAAGCTGGGACCTGATCAGCGTCATTTATAATTCCCGCCAAACGACAATTAAAATTCCCGAAATTTAAGAATCAAAAAAAATGGTAGAAACATCCAAATTGAACAGAAGGAGAGATTTGGATGGTAACGGACCAGCAAGTGAGGAGGTTGTTCAAGTTGATTCAGTCAGAGAAGAGTTTCGGGATAGCAGCAATGAAAGCTGGAATGGATGAAAAAACAGCTCGAAAGTACCGTGAACACGGGAAGTTGCCGAGTGAACTCAAAACGGATCATACATGGCGCACACGCAAAGATCCGTTTGAGGAGACCTGGGATGGTATCAAAGGCATGTTGACCATAAATCCAGGTCTGGAGGCCAAGACACTGTTTGAGGATTTGCAACGCAGACACCCCGGCCGGTTCGCCGATGGACAATTACGGACCCTGCAACGGAGAATAAAGCAATGGCGTGCTACAGAGGGGCCGCCCAAAGAAATCTTTTTTGCTCAAATTCATAAGCCTGGCGAATTATGCCAGTCAGACTTCACCCACATGGATAAACTGGGCGTCACTATAGGCGGCGTCCCTTTTGACCACCTGATCTACCATTTTGTTTTGACCTATTCCAATTGGGAGACAGGTACAGTCTGTTTTTCAGAGAGTTTCGAAAGCCTGAGCCAGGGCCTGCAAAATGCCCTATGGGAACTTGGTGGTGTGCCGCAGCAACATCGCACCGATTGTCTGACATCCGCTGTTAACAAGGTAAGTCACCCTGAGGAGTTCACCAGCAGGTATCAGGATCTTGTTGACCATTACGGTATCATTCCTTGCAAAACTAACCCTGCCAGCCCCAATGAAAATGGAGACGTGGAGCAGCGCAATTATCGGTTCAAAAAAGCCGTTGACCAGGCCCTGATGCTGAGAGGACACCGGGATTTTAAAGACCGGGAAGAATATGACTTGTTCCTGGCCAAACTGTTCGCACAGCTAAATGCCGGTCGTAGGAAACGGTTTACACAAGAACTGGATCTCCTACACCGGTTGCCCAAACGCCGGCTTGATGCATGTAAAAAGATGGATTTAAAGGTTGGTCCCAGCAGTACCATTCGGGTCAATCACAACGTTTACTCTGTAGACAGCAGGCTCATAGGAGAAAATATCCAGGTCCGCCTCTACATGGAATGCCTGGAGGTCTGGTACGGCCAGAGAAAGGTCGATACTTTGCCAAGGTTGCGGGGTGAGGGCAAATATAAAATCAATTACCGGCATATCATTGACAGCCTGGTCAAAAAACCGGGGGCATTTGAAAATTATCGTTATCGTAATGCCATGTTCCCCACCAGCCGGTTCCGGATTGCCTACGATCATTTAAGAAAGCGTTATACCGTTAAAAGCTCAGCAGCAAGGTATCTGAAAATATTATACCTGGCAGCAAAGACAAGCGAGGTGGCAGTAGACAGCGCCCTGATGGTTCTAATAAACGAGGATCAGGAAATCAGCAAAGAGGCTGTTAAACGCCTTATTGAGTCCAACGCCTCTGTCAGCAGGCCGGATGATGTTCATATCCAGGCAGTTGATTTGACTCGTTATGACCAATTGCTCAAGGGGGTGGCGGCATGATCAATGATCGGGATCAGATAGACACCAATCTTAAAAGCCTCCATATGCCGACCATGCGCCGCAGTTATGAAGAAATGGCGGATCAGGCCAGGGCGGAGGCATGGGGATATGAAAAGTACCTCTTACAATTGTTGAGTCTCGAATGCGAAGTCCGCTGGCAGAACCGGATATCACGTAACCTGAGGGCATCCAAGTTGCCATCTTCCAAGACATTTGAGAATTTTGATAAAAAGCGCCTCCCCTTAAAGGTTGCCAATCATTTAAGTGTCCTGGTCAACGGCGCTTTTTTAGAGCGCTGTGAAAACATCCTGGCCTTTGGTAATCCGGGTAGCGGGAAAACCCATCTGCTCTGTGCCATTGGCCATGAATTAATTGCAAAGGGTAAGCAGGTTCTTTTTATCTCATGCAGTCAGCTCGTCCAGGATCTGCTGATTGCCAAAAGGGATCTTGAGCTAACCAAAAAACTCAAATCCCTCTCCAGGTTTGATGCTGTGATTATAGATGAC encodes:
- a CDS encoding IS21 family transposase translates to MQSEKSFGIAAMKAGMDEKTARKYREHGKLPSELKTDHTWRTRKDPFEETWDGIKGMLTINPGLEAKTLFEDLQRRHPGRFADGQLRTLQRRIKQWRATEGPPKEIFFAQIHKPGELCQSDFTHMDKLGVTIGGVPFDHLIYHFVLTYSNWETGTVCFSESFESLSQGLQNALWELGGVPQQHRTDCLTSAVNKVSHPEEFTSRYQDLVDHYGIIPCKTNPASPNENGDVEQRNYRFKKAVDQALMLRGHRDFKDREEYDLFLAKLFAQLNAGRRKRFTQELDLLHRLPKRRLDACKKMDLKVGPSSTIRVNHNVYSVDSRLIGENIQVRLYMECLEVWYGQRKVDTLPRLRGEGKYKINYRHIIDSLVKKPGAFENYRYRNAMFPTSRFRIAYDHLRKRYTVKSSAARYLKILYLAAKTSEVAVDSALMVLINEDQEISKEAVKRLIESNASVSRPDDVHIQAVDLTRYDQLLKGVAA
- a CDS encoding DUF4372 domain-containing protein, yielding MMVRHASLFSQLVAFFNRNKFMNLVAKNKTERYSKGFKSWDLISVIYNSRQTTIKIPEI
- a CDS encoding ATP-binding protein, with product MINDRDQIDTNLKSLHMPTMRRSYEEMADQARAEAWGYEKYLLQLLSLECEVRWQNRISRNLRASKLPSSKTFENFDKKRLPLKVANHLSVLVNGAFLERCENILAFGNPGSGKTHLLCAIGHELIAKGKQVLFISCSQLVQDLLIAKRDLELTKKLKSLSRFDAVIIDDIGYVQQSRGEMEVLFTFLAERYEQGSLMITSNLPFSKWEQIFKDPMTTAAAIDRLVHHSIILELNVESYRMEQAKMEAE